In Oncorhynchus mykiss isolate Arlee chromosome 19, USDA_OmykA_1.1, whole genome shotgun sequence, the sequence TTAATAAATATGAACACGAATGACTGTATTAAGGAAGTAATTCAAATACGGAGCTATAATGTATGCTCAAAATATTTGGCAaatgatattattttatactaatacaattgctcagagaaatatattttgtttagggGAGAGTGGGGGTAAATTGAACCAAAGGTGTTAAGTTAAGCCCCCTTGAACCGTTCTCATCCGATGGGTTTTGAAGAGGCGGCAAGGATTTTTACCATGGTCTTCTCACGATTCCTTGTGTCCTTTACTTGAAATCCTCTCCTTGCTTCCTACTGAAGTTGAGAGAGAAATGCGGGGAGAGGACAGATGGAAAGACTATATAATGACAGTCTTTAGAGTATGTGATTATTCCAGAACATATCGGTGCCTTGTAGCCTCATGAAACCAGACTGGGCACACTGAACACTCCATATATAGACCTGGTTATATAAGACTGAACATTATATAATAGAGTAAAACCAACTAGATTTGCCCTGCCAGTCATAAAGCCACGCGTCTCCGCGGTAACTAGTAATGAACACACATCTCCGTGGTAACTAGTAATAAACACAGACTGACGTCGTTGTGGAAAGACTAAATTACTTTATTTAAAATACAGATTTAGTGGTCACATCAAAAGGCACGTTTTTACATTtagtaaataaaataatattactTCACTCTTATCAGCATTTACCATATCCATTACGTACAGTACTTTTAACTGATATAAATTTACTGGAGAAAAGCGTTACCTAGTCATTTAAAACTGACAAATGTataaacatacagtaaatatatAAACATGGATTCATAATAGTGATTATTCAATGTAAAACTACAAAACACAATACTTCTAATAAAATGTGTCAAAACCACATCTGGTCCAAAAGTGCAAAAGCATCCCTACGACAACTCAACTGGCACAGCATCCCTACCAACTGGCACAGCATCCCTATCAACTGGCACAGCATCCCTACCAACTGGCACAGCATCCCTACCAACTGGCACAGCATCCCTATCAACTGGCACAGCATCCCTACGACAACTCAACTGGCACAGCATCCCTATCAACTGGCACAGCATCCCTACGACAACTCAACTGGCACAGCATCCCTATCAACTGGCACAGCATCCCTACCAACTGGCACAGCATCCCTACCAACTGGCACAGCATCCCTATCAACTGGCACAGCATCCCTATCAACTGGCACAGCATCCCTACCAACTGGCACAGCATCCCTATCAACTGGCACAGCATCCCTACGACAACTCAACTGGCACAGCATCCCTATCAACTGGCACAGCATCCCTACCAACTGGCACAGCATCCCTACCAACTGGCACAGCATCCCTATCAACTGGCACAGCATCCCTACGACAACTCAACTGGCATAGCATCCCTACCAACTGGCACAGCATCCCTACGACAATTCAACTGGCACAGCATCCCTACGACAATTCAACTGGCACAGCATCCCTACCAACTGGCACAGCATCCCTACGACAACTCCACTGGCACAGCATCCCTATGGCAATTCAACTGGCACAGCATCCCTACCAACTGGCACAGCATCCCTACGACAACTCAACTGGCACAGCATCCCTACGACAACTCAACTGGCACAGCATCCCTACGACAACTTTAACTGGCACAGCATCCCTGCGACAATTCAACTGGCACAGCATCCCTACGACAACTCAACTGGCACAGCCACTTCGTATTTAGCTGAGGTATATGTCCAAACCAAACAGTGTCTGGGGTAATAATAACAGTCTGCACCTAAACGTAGTTTTGAGGCAGTTTCATGCTTGTCGTTGTGTCCGGCTTCATACAACCCCATTACAGAACTGCAGGGTCAAGTCGTCAGCAACTAGCCGGCAGTaggcggcctagtggttagagcgttggactagcaaccgtaaaagttgcaagttcatatcccccgagctgacaaggtacaaatctgtcgttctgcccctgaacaaggcagttaacctaggacgtcattgaaaataataatttgttcttaactgacttgcctagttaaataaagtgtaTGGCATACCGCTGATCACTATGTCTATGGCATACCGCTGATCACTATGTCTATGGCACACTGCTGATCACTATGTCTATGGCACACTGCTGATCACTATGTCTATGGTATACCGCTGATCACTATGTCTATGGCATACCGCTGATCACAGTCAAATACAGTCAACATTTCCCTAGTGGAGCTAGGGAGGCTGTCTTTCCAAAGGCCAGGGAGACCAGCTGATCACATCAATTACAGTTGACATTTTAGATGAGAGCTTtctatagcctgggtaccagtctgtttgtgtgACTATTTTGTGCGATTCCTTGTCCTGCCAAACAGATGATATGATAGCAAAGATCTGGGCCCAGGCTAAGTTTTTCAAGTCATCTTAGTAAATAAGGCGTATAAAGCCTTTAATTGGGCTTATTAGTTATTATAAGTTCAGTCATGATTGAAGTTTGACTGTCTGTTGGACAGGTTGCCATACAGCACCATACACACAGAAGATGTAACAAAACACTTTCCAACTACTGcatcagtgtgtgtatgtaaagtCTTTTGGAATTCAGGAATGCCAAGTGGTCACATGTTGAAATGTGTTCCAGAAGCTGTGTGTTCTAGAAGCTGTGTGTTCTAGAAGCTGTGTGTTCTAGACGCTGTGTGTTCTAGACGCTGTGTGTTCTAGAGCCGGAGCTGTTCCGTGTCCTCTTTAAGCGTTTGTGACTCCTGAGTGATGGGACCTCCCTCGCGGGTCTGCCCTAGGGCGGATGCGATGACGTCCACCGCCATGGAAGCGGTGCTCTCCACCGCCTCACGACTCGCCCCCAGGTCTGGGTTGACCTCAACAAGGTCCATCACTGACAACAACCCTGGAGATTAAACACAATCTATTAGTTTCAGTTCCTTTGGTAGAACGTTGCAGACAGAAATCAGAAATTTTACTTCAAACAAAGAAACTGGACGTCGAACAACGTTTCAGATCGAAATGTTACTTCCTAGACAACGTTTATATTCTCATCGTACCACAAGTATAAATATAATAAAGGTTACGTACCCACTATTCTCATCCTACCAAGAGTCGGCCATAACCTAGAGGAACTAAATCAAACATTCTAAACTCCTTGCACACAGAACTCCCAGCTGGTGATATAACCGAGTAGAACAATCCTTCTACACCAGACTGACAACATTACCTACATCCTTCATCCACAGAACACCCAGCTGGTGATATAACCGAGTAGAACAATCCTTCTACACCAGACTGACAACATTACCTACATCCTTCATCCACAGAACTCCCAGCTGGTGATATAACCGAGTAGAACAATCCTTCATTCCTACTTGAAGAAACTTCTCCAAGTTTAACGACAGACCTTCCCTCCTTATTTCttctgaatgtgtttgtgtgacagTTTCTTTGTTTGAAGTAAAAATTTCTGATCATTATCCATGTATTTCAGTGTCTATGTGTAACAGTTTAGACCTTACGTCCGTCCCCTCTCCCcgacccgggcgcgaaccagggacgctctgcacacgtcaacagtcacccctcgaagcatcgttacccatcgctccacaaaagccgcggcccttgcagagcaaagggggaaccactacttcaaggtctcagagcgagtgacgtcaccaattgaaatgctattagcgcgcaccaccgctaactagctagcaatttcacatcggctacgtGTGGCTGCCatgtgaatatatatattttttaaactcccTCTTCTCAAAACAGAATAATTATAGCCCTAACATACCTGTGTTGTGGATCATTATAGCCCTAACATACCTGTGTTGTGGATCATTATAGCCCTAACATACCTGTGTTGTGGATCATTATAGCCCTAACATACCTGTGTTGTGGATCTCCTCTGTGATCCAGATTCCTTCTCTTTAAGTCAGACCTCCGTTTACTGGTGTTCCTGTGTTGTGGATCATTATAGCCCTAACATACCTGTGTTGTGGATCTCCTCTGTGATCCAGATTCCTTCTCTGTAGGTCAGTCCTCCGTTCACTGGTGTTCCTGTGGCGGGGGCCAAAGACGGGTCCATCGCATCAATGTCAAAACTCAGATGGATCGGCCGCTGCTTCCTGTTGGACAAGAGAAGAAGAAAACGGGTTCGGAATACAGTTCGGCGAATCAACTTTCAACTCAAATTCAACTGTCAACTGAATGCATCCAAATTGTCAACTAAATACATCCAAACGATCAACCACAATGGCTAAATACATCCAAACTATCGACCACAATGGTATGGTGTAATTAAATGACCTTGACAAGAGGTGGTGGAAAGTGACTTCCATGACTCTCTGGATGCCGAGCCTGTCGATGTCTCTCATTGTGAAGTACTGGACACCCAAGTCCTTCAGGATGTCGctgtgaggagaaaggagagtaGAATGTCATTAGTATCATGTCTGGAAGTATATTTggatgtaaataaaaaataagtcaATTCATATTTGAGTCAGTTAGCAGACAATCTTATCCAGATCAACTTTACTATCAGAATACAGAAACACAAAGACGAAACCAAGTGACTGTGGTTTACCTGTGGTATGACtggtatgtggttgtcccacctagctaccttaagttGAATGCACTgtgagtcactctggataagagtatctgctaatgactaaaatgtaatggAAGTGTATACTACTGCTACAATACACAACAGATAtaagtttgtttgtttatttgcattgtttgtaacttattattttttaaaaacttattttgtacataattttgccactaccgtctcttatgaccgaaaataacttctagacatcaggactgcgattactcagcATGGACTAGCAGAATCATTTTTTTgcctttaatgagtctgacgagcccgacgcgaacaatatactgctttctcgggaacaggcccagatccccgtgatttgcgtgaagaggaggaagagaaaaaggGGCAAGAAGGCAGGCTGCCATCTGAGAATTCCTAGGCGATTGAATAAACcgccacttccttccattctgctagcaaacgttcaatctttggagaataaaatagaAGACCTAcgtggaagattaaactaccaacgggacattcacaactgtaatatcttaagcttcacggagtcgtggctgaacgacgacattatcaacatacagctagCTGGCtgttatacactgtaccggcaggatagaacagcggcgtctggtaagacaaggggcggtggactatgtatttttgtaaataacagctggtgcacgatatctaaggaagtctcgagctattgctcgcctgaggtagagtttctcatgataagctttagaccacactatctacctagagagagttttcatctgtgttttttgtagctgtctacataccaccacagactgaggttggcactaagacagcattgaatgagctgtattataagcaaacaagaaaacgctcacccagaggcggcgaaccatcattgattacagctcagcgttcaacaccatagtgccctcaaagctcatcaataagctaaggaccttggaactaaacacctccctctacaactggatcctggacttcctgacgggccgcccccaggtggtaagggtaggtaacaacacatccaccacgctgatcctcaacacaggggaaccctcaggggtgcgtgcccagccccctcctgtactccctgttcactcatgactgcacagccaggcacgtctccaacaccatcattaagtttgcagatgacacaacagtggtaggccttatcaccgacaacgacgagacagcctatagagaggaagtcagaaacctggcagtgtgttgccaggacaacaacctctccctcaacgtgatcaagacaaagcagatgattgtggactacaggaaaaggaggaccgagcacgcccccattctcatcgacagggctgcagttgagcaggttgagagcttcaagttccttggtgtccacatcaccaacaaactatcatggtccaagcacaccaagacagtcttgaagagggcacgacaaaacctattccccctcaggaaactgaaaatatttggcatgggtcctcagatcctcaaaaggttctacagctgcaccatcgagagcattctgactggttgactattttcatcccccccccccctattttacaccactgctgctctctgttatcatctatgcatagtcactttaataactctacctacatgtacatattacctcaactaaccggtgtccccgcacattgactctgtaccggtacaaccCTGtctatagtctcgctattgttattttactgctcctctttaattacttgttacttttatctcttattcttatctgtattttatttaaactgcatttgttggttaggggcttttcagaaagcatttcactgtacgttctacacctgttgtaatccgctatactactatattactatactactatactactatactactacttaAACCAAGGGTTTTAACTGTGTGTTATAATCCAGATTATTGTACTTAGTAGTGTACAGAGAAGTGTACTTACTACTCTCCCGGGTCTACGTCTCTCAGGCCAATGTAGACCAGGTCTTTAGCCGACAGGAAGGGCTTCACCCAGGAGAACCCTGGGAGCTCTGGCATCTACAGACAACAATAACAAGGAGGTGAGTATCAGGGCAGAGGAGTTTTACTGTCGTAAAGTGTAGCCTTGTTGTAGTGAGAATATAGCCTGCTCCCAGAACATGACATGCCAATAGGAGTAGgttatacagcacaaacagatctgggaacaggcttGTCCTGAGACATGGCTGTAGACTCCTATGGTATCTAAAAGAAGGCTAGGCAGCAcgaacagatctgggaacaggcttGTCCTGAGACATGGCTGTAGACTCCTATGGTATCTTAAAGAAGGTTATGCAGCacgaacagatctgggaccaggcagaTAGTTATAATAGTCTACAGGCATGTCTCAGGGGAAGAACCAGGCTAGTGAGAATGCCCCAAGGCCCCGTTCTCTGACCTTGTTCTGCAGCTCTTTGAGCATGAAGGCCACCGACTGTCCGTGGAGGTTGCCTGAGGGAGAGGTGAAGGGCGTGTTTATGTCAGCGTGGGCGTCGACCCAGATCAGACACAGGTCAGGACACTGCTTGGCGTGGCCTTCCACTGAACCAATGGCCAGGCTGCGAGGAGAGAGATCAGGAAGTGAGTTAGTATCCAATCACCATTATTCGACCCTCCCTGGGAACACTGACCTATATGTTGTCCCTATCATAAAGAAGCTGCTTACCCAGTTTACTCTCGCTGTGTCTAGGGTCCTAAGCCTAATACTTCATTTCCTAACACTGTCAACGTTGACAGTTCTATAAGTCGCTGTTGCTAAAATAACCACAGTGTTCTCCGAGAACATGAAGGGTTGTTGTTGTGATGTGTACCTGTGGTCTCCTCCCAGCATGATGGTAGTGTGTCCGGCTCCCACCGCGTTGCTGACGGCCCCTGACAGCAGTTTGTTAGCTCTGCCCACAGTGCGAGGGAAGGGGACGTGCATGTAGGGCTCGTCCTTCTCCAGATACTGGAAGCTCAGGTCTCCGAAGTCATGCACTGGGTAATCTGCACAATGAAATCACATAACTGTCATGCACTGGGTAATCTGCACAATGAAATCACATAAATGTCATGCACTGGGTAATCTGCACAATGAAATCACATAAATGTCATGCACTGGGTAATCTGCACAATGAAATCACATAAATGTCATGCACTGGGTAATCTGCACAATGAAATCACATAAATGTCATGCACTGGGTAATCTGCACAATGAAATCACATAAATGTCATGCACTGGGTAATCTGCACAATGAGATTAAATAAATGTCATGCACTGGGTAATCTGCACAATGAGATTAAATAAATGTCATGCACTGGGTAATCTGCACAATGAAATCACATAAATGTCATGCACTGGGTAATCTGCACAATGAAATCACATAAATGTCATGCACTGGGTAATCTGCACAATGAAATCACATAAATGTCATGCACTGGGTAATCTGCACAATGAAATCACATAACTGTCATGCACTGGGTAATCTGCACAATGAAATCACATAAATGTCATGCACTGGGTAATCTGCACAATGAGATTAAATAAATGTCATGCACTGGGTAATCTGCACAATGAGATTAAATAAATGTCATGCACTGGGTAATCTGcacaatgaaattaaataaatgtcATGCACTGGGTAATCTGcacaatgaaattaaataaatgtcATGCACTGGGTAATCTGcacaattaaattaaataaatgtcATGCACTGGGTAATCTGcacaatgaaattaaataaatgtcATGCACTGGGTAATCTGCACAATGAAATCACATAAATGTCTGCATGAGGAAATTAAAGCTATTTTTTATATTCAttattgtttttaaaaaatggaTTAAACTGGATTAATTTAACAGCAAATGGAGGAACATTGCTCATGGCTAAGTGCATAACTGATGGATTCCTGAGACCTAGAAGGATCTAGACCCCAGATCGAGAAACAGGCCTTGGCTTTTCTGGGTTTGTTGGACGGACGCTGCTTTCAGAGCTTGTTGTGTTGAAGGGATGTGAGTTTGTGGCCCAGACGGTTGTGGCAGAATTTTCACTGTCACATtaagctacacacacacatacatacatatatatatatacatacatacatacatacacatatacagttgaagtctgaggtttttcaaccactccacaaatgtcttgttaacaaactatagttttggcaagtcagttaggacatctactttgtgcatgacacaagtcatttttttccaacaattgtttacagacagattatttcaattccagtgggtcagaagtttacatacactaagttgactgtgccttaaaccagcttggaaaattccagaaaattatgtcatggctttagaagcttctgataggctgagtcaattggaggtgtacctgtggatgtatttcaaggccaaccttcaaactcagtgactctttgcttgacatcatgggaaaatcaaaagaaatcagccaagacctcagaaaaaaattgtagacctccacaagtctggttcctacttcggagcaatttctaaactcctgaaggtacaaacaatagtacgcaagtataaacacgatgggaccaagcagccgtcataccgctcaggaaggagacgtgttctgtctcctagagatgaacatactttggtgtgaaaagtgcaaatcaatcccagaacaacagcaaatgaccttgtgaagatgctgaggaaacaggtacaaagtatctatatccacagtaaaacgagtcctatttcgacataacctgaaaggccgctcagcaagaaagaagccactgctacaaaaccgccataaaaatgccagacttcggtttgcaactacacatggggacaaagatcgtactttttagaaaaatgtcctctggtctgatgaaacaaaaatggaaaagtttggccttaatgaccatcgttatgtttggaggaaaaagggggaggcttgcaagccgaagaacaccatcccaaccgtgaagcacgggggtagcagcatcatgttgtgggggtgctttgctgcaggagggactggtgcacttcacaaaatagatggcatcacgaggcaggaaaattatgtggatatattgaagcaacatctcaagatatcagtcaggagttaaagcttggtcgcaaatgggtcttccaaatggacaatgaccccaagcatacttccaacgttgtggcaaaatgccttattaaggccctgacctcaaccctatagaacatttgtgggcagaactgaaaaagcgtgtgcgagcaaggaggcctacaaacctgactcagttacaccagctctgtcaggaggaatgggccaaaattcacacaacttattgtgggaagcttgtggaaggctacccgaaacttttgagccaagttaaagaatttaaaggcaatgctaccaaatactaattgagtgtatgtaaacctctgacccactgggaatgtgatgaaagaaataaaagctgaaataaataattctctctactattattctgacatttcacattcttaaactaacgtgatcctaacagacctaagACAGGCAATTAATTTTTAataggatgaaatgtcaggaattttgaaaaacggagtttaaatgaatttggctaaggtgcatgtaaacttctgacttcaactgtatatatatttttttaacctttatttaactaggcaagtcagttaagaacaaattcttagttacaatgacggcctacaggggaacagtaggttaactgccttgctcaggggaagaacgatagatttttaccttgtcagctcagggattcgatccagcaacctttcgggttactggcccaactctctaaccactaggttactcGCCACCCCAAAGGGTCTTTCTCCAGGCTCTGATGTCCAACCCCCTCTACCCTTGCTCTCTTtacaccccctccccctctcatagCATCTCTGATTGCCCGAGACGGAGTCATTCAAGCTGTCGCTGGAACCCCTGTATGTCTGACTGGGCACTACTTTCCACGTGTCCCATTTCCCATGTGTGTCCTCTCAGGTTTCTCCAAGACAAGATCACCTCCCTGCTACCACTGCTACGGTTGCGACGAAATTGAGTTGCAATGCACCCCAATCTACTAGTATCGGCACCTCGGACTAATGACTTACGAGTTGAAGTCAACAAGGGATTTGAAACAACATCTGTGGGTGACAATATTCCACTGGATTGGTGGGTGTAGAGTTACTTAGCTGATCAAGACCAATGTGGTACCTCGTTATGTCTAACACACCCCCATGTTACCATCTTAGACCGCTGGACAGGAATAGCTGAATCCTGTACTCGGGAGGGGGTGGGGCATCTCTGTTCATGCAATCATGATCTAATACAGTTATGTATTTACACTTGACACAACGTCAGTGATATTCGATGCAGTTCAAAGGGATGTTTCCCCATCTTGACAAAGTGCACAATGACTGAACATCTCTGTCTTCAATGACTGAACATCTCAGTCTTCAATGACTGAACATCTCAGTCTTCAATGACTGAACATCTCAGTCTTCAATGACTGAACATCTCAGTCTTCTAGATATTAAAGGAGGATTTTCCTTGTTGCCAAATCAGAAAAAAAGTTAATTTACTtttcgttttttttgtttttaataaacgTCTCATCTCAGCAGTTTAAGTCCCCGTTTTCAAACAACTGAAATAGCACTATATTACATATCGAGTGAATGATTTTACAAGAGATCATGAGTCATATCAACAAGGCACGTGCTTGGACACAACAGGAGATGAACAGAGCATTGTTCTCAAAGATTGACTAAAGGCCTTAAGGATGAGTAAACCGGAACATTTTCTTCCCAATGAGCTGCAAGTTACAACAGAGGTCACAAATACTTATAAATGTACCAGTAGTCTGGGCTCATATAAAA encodes:
- the LOC110498289 gene encoding arginase-2, mitochondrial, which gives rise to MTLRGPLCRLLRTQLNNTCQSRAHSVAVLGAPFSKGQKRGGVENGPKAIRDAGLIERLSHLDYPVHDFGDLSFQYLEKDEPYMHVPFPRTVGRANKLLSGAVSNAVGAGHTTIMLGGDHSLAIGSVEGHAKQCPDLCLIWVDAHADINTPFTSPSGNLHGQSVAFMLKELQNKMPELPGFSWVKPFLSAKDLVYIGLRDVDPGEYDILKDLGVQYFTMRDIDRLGIQRVMEVTFHHLLSRKQRPIHLSFDIDAMDPSLAPATGTPVNGGLTYREGIWITEEIHNTGLLSVMDLVEVNPDLGASREAVESTASMAVDVIASALGQTREGGPITQESQTLKEDTEQLRL